The following DNA comes from Streptomyces sp. NBC_00690.
CGCGGTCCGTGAGGCGCGCTTCGCGAACGCCTTCACCTTCCAGTACTCCAAGCGCCCCGGCACCCCGGCCGCGACGATGGACGGACAGATCCCCAAGCAGGTCGTCCAGGCGCGGTACGAGCGACTGGTCGCCCTCCAGGAGGAGATCTCCTGGAACGAGAACAAGAAGCAGGTCGGCCGGACGCTCGACGTCATGGTCGCCGAAGGGGAAGGCCGCAAGGACGGCGCGACCCATCGACTGTCCGGGCGCGCTCCCGACAACCGGCTGGTCCACTTCACCAAGCCCGACGCCGAGGTGCGACCGGGCGATGTGGTGACCGTCGACATCACCTACGCCGCGCCGCACCATCTGTTGGCCGAGGGCCCGGTGGCGTCCGTCCGCAGGACTCGCTCGGGGGACGCCTGGCAGAAGCGCCAGGACGCACGGGCGGCGAAGCCAGTCGGGGTGATGCTGGGCCTGCCGCAGATCGGTGCGCCCGCGCCCCTGCCGGCAGTCGCCGCGCCCGGGTGCGGCCTGGGCTGAGAGGCCAAACCGCCCGCAGCCCGAGCGGCGCTGCGGGCTTCCGCCACGCCGGTCGTTTCCCGTACCCGCCCAGTGGGCGAACTGTGCCGATCGGCTGAACGGTCCGACGACGAAAGCTCCGCCAGGACGTCACTCCCCAAGACGGCGACGCCCGCACTAGGCTGGCGATCATGCTTGTCGCCGCCGCTGTCTGTCCCGCCCCACCGCTGCTCATCCCCGATGTCGCCGTGGGCGCCGCCCCGGAACTGGACGCGGCGCGGACCGCCTGCGCCGACGCCATCGGCGTACTCGCCGCTGCCCGCCCGGATCGGTTGGTCGTCGTCGGCCCCGCGGGTGAGGGTGACCGCGGCCCGCACCATGCGGGTGCGGTCGGCTCACTCAGCGGATTCGGGGTGCGGGCCACCGTCAGCCTGGGCACCGGTGATCCTCAGTCCCGCCGGCTTCCGGTGTCCCTCACGGTCGGTGCCTGGTTGCTGGAGCACGCCCGGTGGGCGGCTTGCCCCGTCGAGGGCCTGGGCGTGGACGAGGCGTTGGAGACCGCGAGATGTCTGGCGGCAGGGCGCGAGATCGCCGCCCGGGCACCGCGGATCGCCCTCCTGGTCATGGGCGACGGCAGCGCGTGTCGTTCCGTCAAGGCCCCCGGCTATCTCGACGAGCGAGCCGCCGGCTTCGACGCCCTCACCGCTCGCGCGCTCGCCACGGCCGACCTCGGGACGCTGGCCGAGTTGGACGCCGTTCTCGCGCGGGAACTCCAAGCGGCCGGGCGAGCCTCCTGGCAGTTGCTCGCAGGGGCAGCCGAGGGCGCTGGCCTGGACGGCCGACTGCTCTACGAGGACGCCCCCTACGGGGTCGGCTACTTCGTCGCTGCCTGGTCTTAAGCCCCGAAGCCCCGAAGGCGCGAAGCCCCGAAGGCGCGAAGCCCCGAAGGCGCGAGAAGAACCCGAGAAGACCCGAGGGGTGCCCGGCCGTACGGCTGCCCCGCGCGAAAGATGTGGGGCGGCGCTGAGCTGCGCGGGTTGCTGCAAGGGCCCGTGGATGGAAGACCGACGGTGGGATGATCGACGGCCGACGGCCGCGGAGCGGGATGCTCCACGGCCGTCGGACGGTCGGTCGTACTCAGGTGGCCGGCGGCGGCGGCGTGGTCGGAGGGGTTCCGCCGTCGTCCTTGTGTGCGATCCGGTCCAGGGCCTCTTTGGCCTTTCCGGTGCCGGACTCGATCTGACCGCTGTACTTGCCCTTGGTCTTGGAATCAACCGCCTTGGCGGCCTTGTCCAGACCCTGCTCGATCTTGCCCCCGTGCTGCTGAGCGAGGTCGGAGACCTTGTCCTTGGCCGGGGCGAGCTTGGCCTTCAGTGTGTCCATGAAGCCCATGGGGCACCTTTCCTCGGGGGACCTACTTGCGGGCGCCCTCGCCGGCCTCGCTGTCCGCGGCCTCCCCGGCGGACTGCTGCCGGGGAATCTCCACGCCCTCGGCAGCCGGAGCCTCGGCCTCCGGTGCCTCGTCGGCAACGGAGGCAGCGGCCTCCGGCTTCTCGGCCGATCCGTCCGTAGACGTTTCGGCGCCAGAATCGCTGCCGGCCTCGGGTTCCTTTGTCAGGCTACCCGCGGCCGACTCATCGACACCGTCACCCTCGGTGGGAGCAACATCCTTGGACTTACGAAGGAACCGTGCAAAAACGCCCATATTGACTCCATAGCGTACTCGTGTGAGTGAAGTTCCGCGCCATCCGGAGAGCCCTGTTGCCTCGACCCCGGGGGCACCGGTCGGGAAACCGGCGTCCGTCACCTCGCAACAGGAAACGAAGCCCAGGCCGTGCCGTTACCTCGCTCGTTCGGGGACACCTCCCGGTGTTTGCGAGACTGGGGCCGTGAGAAGCGCAGCTCCCGTACCGAGGGTCATCGCGGTCGTCGGCCCCACCGCAGCCGGAAAGTCCGATCTGGGGGTCTTCCTGGCCCGTCATTTCGGCGGTGAAGTCGTCAATGCCGACTCCATGCAGCTCTACCGTGGGATGGACATCGGAACGGCCAAGCTGACGCCGGACGAGCGCGGCGGCATCCCCCACCACCTCCTCGACATCTGGGACGTCACCCAGACGGCGAACGTCGCCGACTACCAGAAGCTGGCCAGGGCGGAGATCGATCGATTGCTCGCCGAGGGGCGTACCCCCGTCCTCGTCGGCGGCTCCGGGCTCTACGTCCGCGGCGCGATCGACACCCTCGACTTCCCGGGCACCGACGCCGCGATCCGGGCCCGGCTGGAGGCGGAACTTGCGCTGGGAGGTCCGGGACCGCTGCACGCTCGGCTCGCTGCCGAGGACCCCGCGGCGGGTCGGGCGATTCTCCCCAGCAACGGCCGTCGCATCGTTCGGGCGCTCGAAGTGATCGAAATCACCGGCAAGCCCTTCACCGCCAATCTTCCCCGCCACGACAGCGTCTACGACACGATCCAGATCGGTGTCGACGTCGCCCGTCCCGAGCTCGACGAGCGCATCGCGAGCCGCGTGGACCGGATGTGGGACGACGGTTTCATGGCAGAAGTGCGCTCACTGGAAGCACAGGGGTTGCGCGAGGGGCTCACGGCGTCGCGCGCCTTGGGCTACCAGCAGATCCTTTCCGCGCTCGCCGGTGAGTGCAGCGAAACCGAGGCGCGTGAGCAGACCATCCGTGCCACCAAACGCTTCGCGCGCCGTCAGGATTCATGGTTTCGACGCGATCCCCGGGTGCACTGGC
Coding sequences within:
- a CDS encoding class III extradiol dioxygenase subunit B-like domain-containing protein; protein product: MLVAAAVCPAPPLLIPDVAVGAAPELDAARTACADAIGVLAAARPDRLVVVGPAGEGDRGPHHAGAVGSLSGFGVRATVSLGTGDPQSRRLPVSLTVGAWLLEHARWAACPVEGLGVDEALETARCLAAGREIAARAPRIALLVMGDGSACRSVKAPGYLDERAAGFDALTARALATADLGTLAELDAVLARELQAAGRASWQLLAGAAEGAGLDGRLLYEDAPYGVGYFVAAWS
- a CDS encoding antitoxin; translated protein: MGFMDTLKAKLAPAKDKVSDLAQQHGGKIEQGLDKAAKAVDSKTKGKYSGQIESGTGKAKEALDRIAHKDDGGTPPTTPPPPAT
- the miaA gene encoding tRNA (adenosine(37)-N6)-dimethylallyltransferase MiaA, translated to MRSAAPVPRVIAVVGPTAAGKSDLGVFLARHFGGEVVNADSMQLYRGMDIGTAKLTPDERGGIPHHLLDIWDVTQTANVADYQKLARAEIDRLLAEGRTPVLVGGSGLYVRGAIDTLDFPGTDAAIRARLEAELALGGPGPLHARLAAEDPAAGRAILPSNGRRIVRALEVIEITGKPFTANLPRHDSVYDTIQIGVDVARPELDERIASRVDRMWDDGFMAEVRSLEAQGLREGLTASRALGYQQILSALAGECSETEAREQTIRATKRFARRQDSWFRRDPRVHWLSGAAEHRGELPREALALVERAVTA